In a single window of the Niabella ginsenosidivorans genome:
- the rpmI gene encoding 50S ribosomal protein L35 → MPKVKTNSSAKKRFKVTATGKITHQKSFKRHILTKKSKKRKRAMRIDGVVDKTNVHFVKRLLRLK, encoded by the coding sequence ATGCCTAAAGTAAAAACGAATTCCAGTGCAAAAAAACGTTTTAAAGTAACTGCAACTGGTAAAATCACTCACCAAAAGAGTTTCAAACGTCACATTCTGACCAAAAAATCAAAAAAGCGTAAACGCGCTATGCGCATTGACGGCGTTGTAGACAAAACCAATGTACATTTTGTTAAGCGTTTATTACGGTTAAAGTAA
- the rplT gene encoding 50S ribosomal protein L20, which translates to MPRSVNSAASKARRKKILKQAKGFYGKRKNVFTVAKNVVEKGMTYMYVGRKLKKRDYRALWIARINAAVREEGLTYSVFINKLKEKQIDLDRKVLADLAMNNPEAFKALVASVK; encoded by the coding sequence ATGCCACGTTCAGTAAACTCCGCCGCTTCCAAAGCCCGCAGGAAAAAAATATTAAAACAGGCCAAAGGTTTTTATGGCAAGCGGAAAAATGTATTTACCGTTGCCAAAAACGTTGTTGAAAAAGGGATGACCTACATGTATGTAGGCCGTAAATTAAAGAAAAGAGATTACCGCGCTTTATGGATCGCACGTATCAATGCTGCCGTTCGTGAAGAAGGGCTTACGTACTCTGTTTTCATCAATAAATTAAAAGAAAAGCAGATTGACCTTGACCGGAAAGTGCTGGCTGATTTAGCCATGAACAACCCGGAAGCTTTTAAGGCTTTGGTAGCTTCAGTAAAATAA
- a CDS encoding type III PLP-dependent enzyme domain-containing protein encodes MNNSYLGLVDQTFNFPQEGIEVEEGYLKFNGIDLKALIKKHGTPLKVSYLPKIGININKAKQYFAAAMKRHKYEGRYFYCYCTKSSHFSFVVEEALKHDIHLETSYAYDIDIINQLYKKRKINKDINIVCNGFKQKPYTTRIAKLINSGFKNVIPVLDNKDELQMYKRSIKSKEPFKLGIRIAAEEEPSFPFYTSRLGIRAKDVLEFYVDEIEGNEDKFQLKMLHIFLNKGIKDDIYYWSELRKSINLYCQLKKICPELDSINIGGGFPIKHSLAFEYDYQFMINEIISNIKSACKKAKVPVPNIYTEFGSYTVGESMAHIYSVIGEKTQNDRETWYMIDSSFITTLPDTWGIGEKFLMLPINKWNNEYQRVVLGGITCDGHDYYDSEEHINEVFLPKIRNDNGVGGLGVPSIEASPKNTAETDNEPLYVGFFHTGAYQDQISGYGGIKHCLIPSPKHIILEYDKNGKLIEWVYAKQQTSQSMLKILGYLR; translated from the coding sequence ATGAATAATTCATACTTAGGCTTGGTTGACCAGACCTTTAACTTTCCTCAGGAGGGAATAGAAGTAGAGGAGGGGTATTTGAAATTTAATGGCATTGACCTGAAGGCCTTGATTAAAAAACATGGTACACCATTAAAAGTAAGTTATCTGCCAAAAATTGGGATCAACATTAACAAAGCCAAACAGTATTTTGCCGCTGCTATGAAGCGGCACAAGTATGAGGGCAGATATTTTTATTGCTATTGTACCAAAAGCTCTCATTTTTCTTTTGTAGTGGAAGAAGCCCTGAAGCATGATATTCACCTGGAAACTTCCTATGCTTATGATATTGATATCATTAACCAGCTTTACAAGAAAAGGAAGATCAATAAAGACATCAATATCGTTTGCAACGGGTTTAAGCAAAAGCCGTATACAACGCGTATTGCCAAATTAATTAACAGCGGTTTCAAAAATGTGATCCCGGTTCTGGATAATAAGGACGAGCTGCAGATGTATAAGCGCAGCATAAAAAGTAAAGAGCCCTTTAAACTGGGTATCCGCATTGCCGCAGAAGAAGAGCCTTCTTTCCCTTTTTATACCTCCCGTTTAGGCATCCGGGCAAAGGATGTGCTGGAATTTTATGTGGATGAGATCGAGGGGAATGAAGATAAGTTCCAGCTAAAGATGCTGCACATCTTTTTAAACAAGGGTATTAAAGATGATATTTATTACTGGAGTGAATTGCGCAAGAGCATTAACCTTTACTGTCAGTTAAAAAAGATCTGCCCGGAACTGGATTCCATTAATATCGGTGGCGGGTTCCCCATCAAGCACAGCCTGGCATTTGAGTATGATTACCAGTTTATGATCAATGAGATCATCAGCAATATTAAATCTGCCTGTAAAAAAGCAAAAGTGCCGGTTCCGAATATCTATACGGAGTTTGGCAGCTATACGGTAGGGGAAAGCATGGCGCATATCTACAGCGTAATTGGTGAGAAGACCCAGAACGACCGTGAAACCTGGTATATGATCGATTCTTCTTTTATTACCACCTTACCGGATACCTGGGGCATTGGTGAAAAATTCCTGATGCTGCCGATCAATAAGTGGAATAACGAGTACCAGCGCGTGGTACTGGGCGGCATTACCTGCGACGGGCACGATTATTATGATTCAGAAGAGCATATAAACGAAGTGTTCCTGCCAAAGATCAGGAATGATAACGGGGTAGGCGGATTGGGTGTTCCATCCATTGAAGCTTCACCAAAAAATACGGCAGAAACTGATAATGAGCCTTTGTACGTTGGCTTTTTTCATACGGGCGCTTATCAGGATCAGATCAGCGGCTATGGCGGCATTAAGCATTGCCTGATCCCATCTCCCAAGCATATTATCCTGGAATATGATAAAAACGGGAAGCTGATCGAGTGGGTATACGCCAAGCAGCAAACTTCGCAAAGTATGCTGAAGATACTCGGCTACCTGCGGTAA